One window from the genome of Osmerus eperlanus chromosome 1, fOsmEpe2.1, whole genome shotgun sequence encodes:
- the megf6b gene encoding multiple epidermal growth factor-like domains protein 6 yields MDILFFSIILLFIDKGHSSSRYGKDLQPYMPNVCVEREVTLVAQRQPCVQAFTRMVKVWKQGCLGQSWCMGYERRTAYYTAYRQVYRQDYQTVYKCCPGWSQLNGEAGCLYPVCSYGVCFNGGQCRAGSTQLCDCPAGFNGPSCQYDVNECEETNGGCEALCCNTIGSFYCRCPAGQQLSEDGRTCQDIDECQVHNGGCQHRCVNTRGSYHCECNPGSRLHVDARTCLAVQSCSISNGGCEHYCVQQSPAHFRCRCRPNYLLEEDGKHCKLQNACLDRNGGCMHACRVDGGNTHCDCKVGYKLAEDGKTCEDIDECEVEQANCAHGCHNTLGSFACVCNTAYELGADGRQCYRIEMEIVNSCETNNGGCSHHCQHSTSGPACSCNHGYQLHDDLKTCVDLDECGEGSSCCEQDCTNYPGGYECYCAAGYRLNSDGCSCDDVDECLAANGGCDHTCQNSAGSFQCFCRRGFRLDEDRSSCIPLEDTVEALSSGGAIELPLPRPQLTLLQEHSQALERYDDYEDDEGELLAESTLQEKFVCLNDTFGHDCSVSCQDCTNGGRCGPQRDGCVCPDGWSGLICNQTCSEGFFGKNCSFHCKCKNGATCDPVTGSCRCPPGVSGDLCQDGCPKGLYGKQCNKKCNCANNGRCHRTYGACLCDPGLYGRFCHLPCPKWAFGPGCSEECKCVQQNTQECHRRNGACICKPGYQGNTCQEECDPGTYGAACEKKCSCPPGVSCDHVTGRCQRHCPAGRRGDNCDQDCPEGRFGEGCVQACTCTGAPCDRVTGHCQCLAGTRGTHCENVCVEGWWGADCREVCPLCENGGECDKHNGTCLCPPGYMGKRCQNACPTGRFGAGCQLKCVCENNARCHPVTGRCTCAPGWTGHSCRKACDAGHWGEDCGESCDCRNGDGSCDVITGQCNCEAGYTGTRCHQKCLAGTFGLACRHRCQCDNQGSCDHVSGACTCQVGWTGTFCEKPCPQGFYGLDCQEKCVCLNGGSCNHVSGVCVCRAGWAGPHCNLTCPAGFYGDGCNQTCGCRNNGSCHPASGQCVCTPGWTGPNCTQECPAGFHGADCRQRCLCQNGATCNRTNGLCTCAKGWMGTACELECVPGRFGEDCQQQCVCENGGLCDRQTGQCKCGPGWTGEHCEKVCGLGLFGAGCEERCQCNHGDSCHHVTGDCHCSPGWRGPRCDRACLPGSYGQGCVLSCRCPQGSSCHHVSGECGCPHGLTGNGCEQSCLPGTFGLNCNQVCQCSETNQHCHPVSGSCYCAPGFHGPRCDQKCEAGQYGPNCERRCQCLNRGRCSASTGSCECPPGFIGAHCNITCPAGRYGLDCARVALCGEGAQNDPVSGRCVCCPGRRGEDCGHGCAPGWFGADCLQQCNCSNGGVCDAVSGNCTCGLGWTGPRCDTECPAGRFGANCQLRCECQNNSTCDRVTGTCQCGPGYYGRQCEHECPPGLHGPLCQLQCDCVNAASCQPSSGQCICPPGYHGARCQRECEQGTFGQGCAGVCDCQEDAPCDPLTGRCLCSSGKTGARCDIDCKANRYGPDCSESCECDNRAQCDQRNGRCTCLNGWIGLTCQEGGSPHLTNRSRRDDPHQDNVF; encoded by the exons ACGTGAACGAGTGCGAGGAGACCAACGGGGGCTGTGAGGCGTTGTGCTGCAACACCATCGGCAGCTTCTACTGCAGGTGTCCTGCTGGCCAGCAGCTCAGCGAGGACGGACGGACCTGCCAAG ATATCGATGAGTGCCAGGTGCACAACGGGGGCTGCCAGCACAGGTGTGTGAACACCAGGGGCTCCTACCACTGTGAGTGCAACCCAGGATCACGACTGCATGTGGACGCACGCACCTGTCTGg ccGTCCAGTCCTGCAGCATCAGTAATGGGGGGTGTGAGCACTATTGCGTCCAGCAGTCTCCCGCCCACTTCCGTTGTCGCTGCAGACCCAACTATCTGCTGGAGGAGGATGGCAAGCACTGCAAAT TGCAGAACGCGTGTCTGGACAGGAATGGAGGCTGCATGCACGCGTGTCGTGTTGACGGGGGCAACACCCACTGTGACTGTAAGGTGGGCTACAAGCTGGCGGAGGACGGCAAGACCTGCGAGG ATATAGACGAGTGTGAGGTGGAGCAGGCTAACTGTGCTCACGGCTGCCACAACACTCTGGGCTCCTTCGCCTGTGTGTGCAACACAGCCTATGAGCTGGGCGCTGACGGGAGACAATGCTACC ggatTGAGATGGAGATCGTGAACAGCTGTGAGACCAACAACGGGGGCTGCTCTCACCACTGCCAGCACTCCACCAGCGGCCCCGCCTGCTCCTGTAACCATGGTTACCAGCTCCACGACGACCTCAAGACCTGCGTGG ACCTGGATGAGTGCGGGGAGGGCTCTTCGTGCTGTGAGCAGGACTGTACCAACTACCCGGGGGGGTATGAGTGCTACTGTGCCGCGGGCTACCGCCTCAACTCAGACGGCTGCAGCTGTGACG atgTAGATGAGTGTCTGGCGGCTAATGGAGGGTGTGATCACACGTGTCAGAACAGCGCTGGATCCTTCCAGTGCTTCTGTCGTCGGGGCTTCCGATTGGACGAGGACCGGAGCTCCTGCATCC ctctGGAGGACACAGTGGAGGCCCTGTCCAGCGGGGGCGCTATAGAGCTGCCCCTGCCCAGGCCCCAGCTCACCCTGCTGCAGGAGCACAGCCAGGCCCTGGAGCGCTACGACGACTACGAGGACGACGAGGGAGAGCTGCTGGCCGAGAGCACGCTGCAGGAGAAGTTTG TGTGCTTGAACGACACGTTTGGCCATGACTGCAGTGTGTCGTGTCAGGACTGCACCAACGGGGGGCGCTGTGGCCCGCAGAGGGACGGCTGTGTCTGCCCCGACGGCTGGAGCGGGCTCATCTGCAACCaga cttGTTCAGAGGGATTCTTCGGTAAGAACTGCTCCTTCCACTGCAAGTGTAAGAACGGGGCCACCTGTGACCCCGTTACGGGGAGCTGCCGCTGCCCGCCTGGGGTCAGCGGAGACCTCTGCCAGGACG GATGTCCTAAGGGCCTGTATGGGAAGCAGTGTAATAAGAAGTGTAACTGTGCCAACAACGGGCGCTGCCACCGCACCTACggagcctgtctgtgtgacccTGGACTCTACGGACGCTTCTGCCACCTGC CCTGTCCTAAATGGGCGTTCGGACCGGGCTGCTCCGAGGAGTGCAAGTGTGTCCAGCAGAACACTCAGGAATGTCACCGGCGCAACGGCGCCTGCATCTGCAAGCCGGGTTACCAAGGCAACACGTGCCAGGAAG AGTGTGACCCCGGCACCTACGGAGCAGCCTGTGAGAAGAAGTGCTCGTGCCCTCCTGGAGTCTCCTGTGATCACGTGACAGGGAGGTGCCAACGCCACTGCCCTGCTGGTCGTCGTGGAGACAACTGTGACCAAG actgTCCCGAGGGCAGGTTTGGAGAGGGCTGTGTCCAGGCTTGTACATGTACAGGAGCCCCGTGTGACAGAGTGACAGGACACTGCCAGTGCCTTGCTGGTACTAGAGGAACACACTGTGAGAACG tgtgtgtggagggctggtggggtGCAGACTGCAGGGAGGTCTGTCCCCTGTGTGAGAACGGAGGAGAGTGTGACAAACACAACGGGACCTGCCTGTGTCCTCCCGGCTACATGGGCAAGCGGTGCCAGAATG cTTGCCCGACGGGACGTTTCGGCGCGGGCTGccagctgaagtgtgtgtgtgaaaacaacGCCCGCTGCCACCCTGTGACTGGGCGCTGTACCTGCGCCCCTGGCTGGACCGGGCACAGCTGCAGGAAAG CATGTGATGCGGGCCACTGGGGGGAGGACTGCGGCGAGTCATGTGACTGCAGGAACGGAGACGGGAGCTGTGATGTCATAACGGGACAGTGCAACTGTGAGGCCGGGTACACCGGAACACGCTGCCATCAGA AATGCCTGGCAGGGACGTTTGGTCTGGCCTGTCGACACCGTTGCCAGTGTGACAACCAAGGGTCATGTGATCACGTGAGCGGGGCTTGCACCTGCCAGGTGGGCTGGACCGGAACCTTCTGTGAGAAAC cctgTCCACAGGGATTCTATGGTCTGGACTGccaagagaagtgtgtgtgtttgaacggAGGGAGCTGCAACCACGTcagcggagtgtgtgtgtgtcgcgccGGGTGGGCGGGCCCGCACTGCAACCTGA CTTGTCCGGCTGGTTTCTACGGAGACGGATGTAATCAAACCTGTGGTTGCCGTAACAACGGCAGTTGTCACCCAGCGAGTGGGCAGTGTGTTTGTACGCCAGGCTGGACAGGGCCCAACTGCAcacagg AGTGCCCGGCGGGCTTCCACGGGGCGGACTGTCGCCAGCGTTGCCTGTGCCAGAACGGAGCCACGTGTAACAGAACCAACGGGCTGTGCACCTGTGCCAAGGGCTGGATGGGCACTGCCTGTGAGCTGG agtgtGTTCCGGGTCGGTTCGGGGAGGACTgccagcagcagtgtgtgtgtgagaatggaggcctgtgtgacagacagacaggccagtgCAAATGTGGTCCTGGCTGGACTGGAGAGCACTGTGAGAAAG tgTGTGGCCTGGGCCTGTTTGGAGCCGGCTGTGAGGAGAGGTGTCAGTGTAACCATGGGGACTCCTGTCACCACGTCACTGGAGACTGCCACTGCTCTCCTGGATGGAGGGGACCCCGCTGTGACAGAG CCTGTCTGCCGGGCAGCTAcggccagggctgtgtgctgagCTGCAGGTGCCCCCAGGGCTCCTCCTGCCACCACGTCTCTGGGGAGTGCGGCTGCCCCCACGGCCTCACGGGGAACGGCTGTGAGCAGA GCTGTCTCCCAGGGACGTTTGGACTCAACTGTAACCAGGTGTGCCAGTGCTCTGAGACAAACCAACACTGCCACCCGGTGTCTGGGTCGTGTTACTGCGCCCCAGGGTTCCATGGGCCCCGATGTGACCAGA AGTGTGAAGCGGGTCAATACGGGCCTAACTGTGAGAGGAGGTGTCAGTGTCTGAACAGGGGCAGGTGCTCCGCCTCCACTGGGTCCTGTGAGTGCCCGCCTGGATTCATAGGGGCACACTGCAACATCA ctTGCCCAGCGGGTCGTTATGGTCTGGACTGTGCCAGGGTGGCGCTGTGTGGAGAGGGCGCGCAGAATGACCCCGTCTCtggcagatgtgtgtgttgccctgggagacgaggagaggactGTGGACATG gctgtgcCCCAGGCTGGTTCGGAGCAGACTGTCTCCAGCAGTGTAACTGCAGTAACGGGGGGGTGTGTGACGCTGTGTCTGGTAACTGTACCTGTGGTCTTGGCTGGACAGGACCTCGCTGTGACACGG agtgccCTGCTGGAAGGTTTGGTGCCAACTGCCAGCTGAGGTGTGAGTGTCAGAACAACAGCACCTGTGACAGAGTGACAGGAACCTGCCAGTGTGGTCCAGGGTACTACGGACGCCAGTGTGAGCATG agtgCCCCCCAGGTCTCCACGGCCCGCTGTGCCAGctccagtgtgactgtgtgaacgCAGCGTCCTGCCAGCCCTCCTCTGGCCAGTGCATCTGCCCGCCTGGATATCACGGAGCCCGCTGCCAGAGAG agtGTGAGCAGGGCACGTTTGGGCAGGGGTGTGCGGGAGTTTGTGACTGCCAGGAGGACGCCCCCTGCGACCCCTTGACTGGCAGGTGTCTGTGCTCCTCAGGGAAGACAGGTGCCAGGTGTGACATCG ACTGCAAGGCAAACCGCTACGGGCCAGACTGCTCAGAGAGCTGTGAGTGTGACaacagggcccagtgtgaccaGCGTAACGGCCGGTGTACCTGTCTAAACGGCTGGATAGGACTCACCTGTCAGGAAG GTGGATCCCCACACCTCACCAACAGAAGCAGGAGAGACGACCCACATCAAGACAATGTTTTCTAG